The following coding sequences are from one Achromobacter sp. B7 window:
- a CDS encoding beta-eliminating lyase-related protein, translating to MMNRQTNGSDLDHLFSNSAARMDRWRDMNAKAQAWAAQARGGNGRSAATAVQEALAALRPMETYFAYPGAQLLRALDERLAEGDAMGAARLILRMSNAMLSGSYRYDAGEWNVAEDASYDAPDRLPAGLGENGGRQPYFETLFVTPMSASRTAAICQEIRQFRRPDDGLIYEPVLVGSVEDALLATIMNGKIEAVVIYEGVPFASTHEAPLLRDFLSAYQHLDTQPDDTRQAGVKLARFIANIRPELDIYLLTDRKVEQLAGDPAADCIRRVFYEAEEPMEVHLNILEGVRDRQATPHFDNLKRYANRPISTFHALPIARGKSIIKSNWIRDFGEFYGLNLFLAETSATTGGLDSMLEPTGNIKVAQEKFARAVGADHVYFVTNGTSTSNKMVYQAVTKPGDIVIVDRNCHKSHHYGMVLSGAQPLYVEAFPMTEYSMYGAVPLRTIKQALLDLKAEGRLDKVAMVTLTNCTFDGHIYNTRRVMAECLAIKPDLIFLWDEAWFGFARWSPFLRPRTAMGAAAALQQWRDDPAATAAWQAQVRELGDELDPKDSRLLERELVPNPETMRIRVYETDSVHKSMSSLRQGSIVAVRDEDYEHHISAFHEAVFIHASTSPNAQIIASLDVARRQMELEGYELVMRAIEVALAIRREVASHPLISRYFSVLGADKMIPDGFRASGFVDYLQPGANWLTAVKSLKDDEFCLDPTRLTLVCGTAGFDGTAFKNLLASKYNIQLNKTSRNSVLLQSNINNTRSDVAALIKVLLEISEAVDARLSADNGAGRPEFDARVKALMHDVPSLPNFSRFHDGYRDNPASSTAEGDMRTAFFAAYDEAECEYLPLTSPTLDDRLANGPELVSANFVIPYPPGFPIMVPGQVIDSDTIEFMRKLDVKEIHGYHAARGIKLIRLSAIKPRTGGGQR from the coding sequence ATGATGAACCGTCAAACCAACGGCAGCGATCTGGACCATCTGTTTTCGAATTCGGCCGCGCGCATGGATCGGTGGCGCGACATGAACGCCAAGGCGCAGGCCTGGGCGGCGCAAGCGCGTGGCGGCAACGGGCGCAGCGCGGCCACCGCCGTGCAAGAGGCCCTGGCCGCGCTGCGCCCGATGGAAACCTATTTTGCCTATCCCGGCGCGCAGCTGCTGCGTGCACTGGACGAGCGCCTGGCCGAGGGCGACGCCATGGGCGCGGCGCGCCTCATACTGCGCATGAGCAATGCGATGCTGTCGGGCAGCTACCGCTACGACGCCGGCGAATGGAACGTGGCCGAGGACGCCTCGTACGACGCGCCCGACCGCCTGCCCGCGGGCTTGGGCGAGAACGGCGGGCGTCAACCCTATTTCGAAACCCTGTTCGTCACGCCGATGTCGGCATCGCGCACGGCAGCCATTTGCCAGGAGATCCGTCAGTTCCGTCGACCCGACGATGGCTTGATCTATGAGCCCGTTTTAGTCGGCAGCGTGGAAGACGCCCTGCTTGCCACGATCATGAACGGCAAGATCGAAGCCGTGGTGATCTACGAGGGCGTGCCTTTTGCATCCACCCACGAGGCCCCGCTGCTGCGCGATTTTCTGTCGGCCTACCAGCATCTGGATACGCAGCCGGACGACACGCGGCAAGCGGGCGTCAAGCTGGCCCGCTTCATCGCCAACATCCGGCCCGAGCTGGATATCTACCTGCTGACGGATCGCAAGGTCGAGCAACTGGCCGGCGACCCGGCCGCCGACTGCATACGCCGGGTGTTCTATGAGGCCGAAGAGCCCATGGAAGTGCACCTGAACATTCTGGAAGGCGTGCGAGACCGCCAGGCCACCCCGCATTTCGACAACCTGAAACGCTATGCGAACCGCCCCATCAGCACCTTCCACGCCCTGCCCATCGCGCGCGGCAAGTCCATCATCAAATCCAACTGGATCCGCGACTTTGGCGAGTTTTACGGGCTGAACCTGTTCCTGGCCGAAACCTCCGCGACCACCGGCGGGTTGGACAGCATGCTTGAGCCCACGGGCAACATCAAGGTGGCGCAGGAGAAGTTCGCGCGCGCCGTGGGCGCCGACCACGTCTACTTCGTGACCAACGGCACGTCGACCTCCAACAAGATGGTTTATCAGGCGGTGACCAAGCCGGGCGACATCGTCATCGTGGACCGCAACTGCCACAAGTCGCACCACTACGGCATGGTGCTGTCCGGCGCGCAACCGCTGTACGTCGAAGCCTTTCCCATGACGGAATATTCGATGTATGGGGCGGTGCCGCTACGCACCATCAAACAGGCCTTGCTGGACCTGAAGGCCGAAGGGCGGCTGGACAAAGTCGCCATGGTGACGCTGACCAATTGCACGTTCGACGGGCACATCTACAACACGCGCCGGGTCATGGCCGAATGCCTGGCCATCAAGCCGGACCTGATCTTTTTGTGGGACGAAGCCTGGTTCGGCTTTGCCCGGTGGTCGCCCTTTCTGCGCCCGCGCACGGCCATGGGCGCGGCGGCCGCCTTGCAACAATGGCGCGACGACCCGGCCGCCACGGCCGCCTGGCAGGCACAGGTGCGAGAGTTGGGCGACGAGCTGGACCCGAAGGATTCGCGCCTGCTGGAGCGTGAGCTGGTGCCTAACCCCGAAACCATGCGGATACGCGTGTACGAAACGGATTCGGTACACAAATCGATGTCCAGCCTGCGGCAAGGGTCCATCGTGGCGGTTCGCGACGAAGACTACGAACATCACATTTCCGCGTTTCACGAAGCCGTGTTCATCCATGCCTCGACGTCGCCGAATGCGCAGATCATTGCGTCGCTGGACGTGGCCCGCCGCCAGATGGAGCTGGAAGGCTATGAACTGGTGATGCGCGCGATCGAAGTCGCGTTGGCCATCCGCCGCGAAGTCGCGAGCCACCCGCTGATTTCCCGATACTTCAGCGTGCTGGGCGCCGACAAAATGATTCCGGACGGATTCCGCGCATCCGGCTTTGTCGACTACCTGCAACCCGGGGCCAACTGGCTGACCGCCGTGAAATCGCTGAAGGATGACGAGTTCTGCCTGGACCCGACCCGGCTCACGCTGGTGTGCGGCACGGCGGGGTTCGATGGCACGGCGTTCAAGAATCTGCTGGCGTCCAAATACAACATCCAATTGAACAAGACGTCGCGCAACAGCGTGCTGCTGCAAAGCAATATCAACAACACCCGCAGTGATGTCGCCGCGCTGATCAAGGTGCTGCTTGAAATTTCAGAGGCCGTCGACGCCCGCCTCAGCGCCGACAACGGTGCGGGCAGGCCGGAGTTCGACGCCAGGGTCAAAGCGCTGATGCATGATGTTCCCAGCTTGCCCAATTTCAGCCGCTTCCACGATGGCTATCGCGATAATCCCGCCAGCAGCACGGCGGAAGGCGACATGCGCACCGCGTTTTTTGCTGCGTACGACGAAGCGGAATGCGAGTACCTGCCCTTGACCAGCCCCACCCTGGACGACCGGCTGGCCAATGGCCCGGAGCTGGTATCCGCGAACTTCGTCATCCCGTATCCGCCCGGGTTTCCCATCATGGTGCCCGGCCAGGTCATTGATTCAGACACCATCGAATTCATGCGCAAGCTGGATGTGAAGGAGATCCACGGCTATCACGCGGCGCGGGGCATCAAACTGATCCGCCTGTCCGCCATCAAGCCGCGCACCGGCGGGGGCCAGCGTTAG
- a CDS encoding tripartite tricarboxylate transporter substrate binding protein → MKFISRRAFTRRAYTRRAIAGAGLACAVALSGAASAQATLPWPGKQINWIVGFVPGGTADVLTRVAAQDLAQRTGLTVVVENKPGASGAIALQMVARSKPGDGYLITVPGPLIYPTPQPAIGKELAPVMLMAQGPMVVVGPAQHALPGLADVLADARRHPENWSYGSSGNGTSQHLAGELLNQTAGTHIVHVPYKGGGQAVSDVAGGQIPLAILGSSPVLPQIKAGTLKAYAVTTRARLDALPDVPTVAESGFAGYEASQWFSVAASPGIDKAVLDQLNAALQQTVQSAAFKSAVENAGMIAAGGSRADLQQFIATDSAKWQKLLDSGAIKLAN, encoded by the coding sequence ATGAAATTCATCAGTCGTCGCGCCTTCACTCGTCGCGCCTACACTCGTCGCGCCATCGCGGGGGCGGGCCTGGCCTGCGCCGTGGCCTTGTCCGGGGCCGCTTCCGCTCAAGCCACGCTGCCCTGGCCGGGCAAACAGATCAACTGGATTGTGGGCTTCGTTCCCGGCGGCACCGCCGACGTGCTGACGCGGGTGGCCGCGCAAGACCTGGCGCAGCGTACGGGCCTGACGGTCGTGGTCGAGAACAAACCCGGCGCGTCCGGCGCCATCGCGCTTCAGATGGTGGCCCGAAGCAAGCCCGGGGACGGCTATCTGATTACCGTGCCTGGCCCGCTGATCTATCCCACGCCGCAGCCGGCCATCGGCAAGGAACTGGCGCCCGTGATGTTGATGGCGCAGGGGCCGATGGTGGTCGTCGGGCCGGCGCAGCACGCCTTGCCCGGATTGGCCGACGTGCTGGCCGATGCGCGTCGGCATCCTGAAAACTGGAGCTACGGCAGTTCCGGCAACGGCACCTCGCAACATCTGGCGGGCGAATTGCTGAATCAAACCGCGGGCACGCACATCGTGCATGTGCCGTACAAGGGGGGCGGGCAGGCCGTGTCGGATGTGGCGGGCGGCCAGATTCCGCTGGCCATCCTGGGGTCGTCGCCGGTATTGCCGCAGATCAAGGCCGGCACGCTCAAGGCCTATGCCGTGACCACGCGCGCGCGGCTCGACGCCTTGCCCGACGTGCCCACTGTGGCGGAATCCGGCTTTGCGGGATACGAAGCCAGCCAGTGGTTTTCGGTGGCCGCGTCGCCCGGGATCGACAAGGCGGTGCTGGACCAGTTGAACGCCGCCTTGCAGCAAACCGTGCAGTCCGCGGCGTTCAAGAGCGCGGTCGAGAACGCGGGCATGATTGCGGCGGGCGGCTCGCGCGCGGACTTGCAGCAGTTCATTGCAACCGACAGCGCCAAGTGGCAGAAGCTGCTGGACAGCGGAGCCATCAAGCTGGCGAACTGA